The DNA segment GAGCGCGATTTACGTAACCGGGTAAAAAATAAAATGATTCGTCCGACCACGATTCCGCAATCGATGGAGGAATTGATATTTGAGCAGGCGATCGCCAAAGAAGCGCTTCGCCTGGCTTTTATTCAGCATAAGAGTTTTGCGACCGTTTTAAAGGGCGTACAGCAGCAGCGCACCATCGCCGACGCTTTTGAGCAGACAGCCTCCGGGGCGACGCTGGTAAACATGATGACGCTTGATTTGCTGGTCGGTTCGGGCGGTGTCTTGTCGCATGCCCCCCGCCGTCAGCAATCGGCGCTGATGCTGATTGATGCTTTCCTCCCGGAAGGAGTGACGCGCCTAGCGGTCGATTCCATATTTATGATGCCGCAATTGGGCGTGCTTTCCACGGTGCATAAACAGGCAGCCACGGAAGTATTCAACAAGGATTGCCTGATTCACCTCGGAACCTGCGTGGCGCCTTCGGGCGAAGTCAAGAAGCCGGGACCGATGATGGATTATAAGATTACTCTGCCCGATGGCAAGACGGAAGCCGGGACATTGGAATTCGGCAAAATGAAACTGATAAAACTCGGAATTGGCGACAAAGGGCTTCCTTTGAGAGCCAAAGCCGAGCTGGAGCCGCACCGCGGACTGGATTTGGGCAAGGGCAAAGGAGCCAAGGTCGAGACCGAACTCCCCGGCGGCGTGGTCGGGATTATTCTCGACGGGCGCGGTCGCCCTTTTGTATTGCCGGAAGATGATCATATTCGAGTTGAAAAACTCAAGGAATGGATGATAGAGTTGGATATATATCCGGAACAGGCCTTGAATCGTTAAGGAGAAATCGGAAGTGAGAAAACGAATTTCATTTTTCTTGATTTTTGCGGCAATGAGCCTGATTTCATGTTCTGTCCGGGCCGGGGTGTTTGTCGACTGGCAGGCCGATTTTTATGTAACATATCCGGATGACTGGCAGCAGGTTCCTTATTCCTCGGTCAGCGTTTACCTTCAATCGCAGGGGATCGATCCCAAGACTCTTAATTTTGACGGCGCTTTGAGCCAGAAAAGCGACAAACCGTTTTTCATGGGACCTCACATGTTTATTGCCCACTATCCGGTGGGACGGCTAAATCAGCGCCAGATCGATTCGGTCCTGGCTGAGATGACGGCGGCCAGCGAATCCGGGAAATATGTGGAAGGATCCCTGAGCGCCCCGAAGGTACAGTTTTATGAGAAACAGCCGCTATACGACCGGGCCATGAATGCGGTGGCGGTGGCCACATTCCTGAAGGCCCCCGGGGTTGACATGATTACGCTGGAAGTCAGGAAATTTTACGAGAAGGGGGTGGCGGTTTTTATCGGCTATGGGCCGAGAGAGAACTATAATGATATTCAGCCGATTTTCCTCAATATAATAAAATCATTTTCGACTAAGGACCTGGACAAAGTGGCCCCCAAAGAGAGTTTGAAAGTGGTCGATCTGGCCAATCGACAAATGCCGGAACCGACTGATTTGCAGAAAGCGGGCGGAGGGAAAGAAGGCGGCTTCGGGCGGTCGAGTACGTTGATTTTGATAATTGTACTGGTGATTGCGGTGATTGTAGTGGCGTGGTTTTTAGCGCGGAAGAAGAAATCGTCGAAGAGTTTATAGATAAAGACAAGAGGCAATAATTATGGGTCATGCATATACGCCCGGTCTTAAAGTGACCGACAAAATCCTGATAACCAAAAATCGCATCCTGCCCCTGAAAGGCGAAGTGGTCGTGAAAAAAGGGGATCGGTTGAAACCGGATGATGTAGTCGCCCGGACACATCTTCCAGGCACGGTAGAACCGATTAATGCGGCCAATATATTGGGCCTTCCGCCGGAGGATATCGAAGAGGCGATGCTCAAGAAACAGGGCGATCGCGTTAAAGAGGGCGAGGTCTTTGCCCGCTCCAAATCATTTTTCGGTCTTTTCAAATCGGAATGCAAAGCGAAAATTTCAGGTACAGTCGAATCTATATCTCGTGTCACGGGACAGGTTCTTCTGCGGGGAGAGCCGATCCCGGTCGAGGTCAAGGCTTATGTTACCGGGGAAGTGGTCGAGATTTTCGAAAAGGAAGGGGTCGGCGTTTCGACCTGGTGTTCTTTTATACAAGGGATTTTCGGTATCGGCGGGGAATGTCACGGTGATGTGAAAATAGTGGTGCCGGATCCGACCGCCGTCCTGACGGATAAGGAAATCGGCCCGGAATGCAAAGGGAAAGTCATTGTGGGCGGGTCAATGGTCACCGCGGACGCAATTAAGAAGGCGGCCAAAATGGAAGCGGCTGGAATCGTGACCGGCGGCTTCGATGATAAAGATTTGCGTGATTTTCTGGGTTATGATCTGGGAGTGGCGATAACCGGATCGGAGGAAATAGGCATTACCTTGATCGTCACCGAAGGATTTGGTCAGATCAATATGGCCCAGAAGACCTTCGACCTCCTCAAGGCAAAAGAGGGGAAATTGGCTTGTATAAACGGTGCCACGCAGATACGCGCCGGGGTGATTCGCCCGGAGGTTATTATTCCTTTCGAGGGCGATCTCAAAGCTACTCAGGAAATATCCGATTTTCGGGAACACGGTCTGGATATCGGCTCACCGGTTCGAGTTATCAGGCATCCCCATTTCGGCAAGCTGGGCACGGTCACGGAACTTCCCCCGCCACTGATGGAACTTGAATCGGGTTCGCACGCCCGAGTTCTGGAAGTTGAATTTACGGATGGTTCGAAGGCCATCGTCCCCAGAGCCAATGTCGAGATGCTTGAATCATAGGATGAATTGGGGAGAGTTGTTCTCTCCGGAATAGGATTCCCGCAATATGAAGGGCCCTCGTTGGGGCCCTTTTTTAGCGGAAATTTAATTCACGAATCAAGGTTAGTCGCAGTCTTTTTATAATGCACTTTTTGTTGACTCCAAAACGCTTCTCCCCTATACTTTCCTCAAAGTTTAAGGATGTGAATGAATTGCCTGAAATTACCGCACTTTTAAAGGATTAAGGCGTAAGAAAGATAGATTATGGGAAATACTTTGATTTTAGCCCTCGGGTTTTTCTCGGGAGGGATTTGGCAGATAATAGGCGAACTGAGCCTCTTCGGCGTTGTCATCCTGACGATTCTCCTGCTTTTTTCACTGGTTTCGTGGGGTATCATGCTCAATAAATGGAGGATGTTCAAGCGAGTGGATGAGCAGTCGCTTATTTTTCTGAATTCATTCCGCCGTTCCCGGAAATTCAGTGACGCCGTTACTCAGGCCAATTCCCTCAAATTGACACCTTTATCAGGAATATTTAATTCGGGATTCAATGAAATTCGAGATCTTCTCTCTGTGGGGCCCGAAGGGGGCATGTCCAATCAATCGGTGCGGCCGCTGACCGAAAAGGAGATGGAGATAATCAATTTGACGCTGGAGAGGGTCTCGACCGAACAGATTTCGATATTGGAGAAATATGTGGTGTTTCTTGCGACGACGGCCAATGCCTCGCCTTTTCTGGGACTGATGGGAACGGTGGTGGGAATAATGGATGCCTTCTGGTCGATCGGGTCGCGCGGGTCGGCTTCGCTGGCCGTCGTGGCGCCGGGCATAGCCGAGGCCCTTTTGGTGACAGTAGTCGGACTCGGAGCGGCCATACCGGCCGTGATCGGATTCAACTGGGCCAACAATAAATTGAAGCATTACAATGACGCCGCCACCAATTTTTCTCTGGAATTTCTAGCCCGGGTCAAGAAGGATCTGACATGAGAAAGTCGCGTGAATATCGCGCCATGGCCGAAATTAATGTTACCAACCTTGTCGATGTGGTACTGGTGCTTTTGATTATCTTCATGATTTCGGCCCCGCTTCTGCAATCCGGCATCGAAGTCAATCTGCCGAAAACAAGAACGGCCACTATGGATCAGGAGGCCGAAGGGGTGGTACTGACGATCGACCGCAAGGGGGGGATATTTATTAACGATGTCTGGACCCGCCCGGAAAATTTTGAGACGAATCTGGACAAGGAATTGAAAAAAAGCGGCCATCGAGCCGTCTATCTAAGGGCCGATTCGACTGTACCATACGGAACCGTTGTCGATGTTATCGGGCAAATGAAGACAATGGGAATCGAGGAACTGGGGCTTATAACGAACAAGGCCGAAGTCCCGAAAGGAAAAACCAGGTGAGGCACGACCTCTTTTACTCTCTGATTCTTCATATAGTCGTAGTGCTGGCCATGGTGGTAAGCGTTCCGTTCAAGCCGCGTGTGAGAACGGATCTCGATAATGTCATAAAGGTCAATTTGGCCTATATGCCGGCGGCCGCCAAGGCGGCGGCGATAAAGCCGGCGGCGGTCATAAAGGGAGCCACGACGGAGAAAACGACGCCGATCCCCGACAAAACGACCGCCAAATCGAAGCCGGTGACAAAACCAAAGCCGAAGAAACCGGCAGAAAAGACGCCCCAGACCCTGGAAAAAGGGGAACAGGAAAAAGCCGGAGCCCCGGCCGGGCAAGTTGATGTTTCCAATGAATTGGGTGCCGGTTCGCCGTTCGGCAGCGCTTCGATCGATAACGCCTCTTTTGAGTATCCCTATTGGTTTGTGCAGGCTTTTTCCAAAATCGAGAGGAACTGGAGCAATCCGGTCTATTCCAACGAACCTTTATCATGTATAATATATTTCCATGTTATCCGTTCCGGAAGAATCATTGATGTCCAAATAGAAAAGTCATCCGGTTTTGACGCTTTCGACCGGGCGTGTGAGACGGCCGTCAGGTTGTCCGAGCCCCTTCCCCCGCTTCCCGATGATTTCACCGACGAGATAATCGGCATTCACCTTGAATTTCCATATATACCCCAATGAGAGCAAAAAATATTCTTTTAACTGTATTAGCATTAATCATTTTTCAGGCCGGCTCGCTATTCGGACAAAGCCGCGAATCCATACCTGATTTCAGAGGGACACTGGGGCCGAAATCGACTTTCGAACCGACCAAGATTTCGGTTGAAGAAGTCAAGTATATCGGAATAAGTCCTATCGATCCGTCCGATACCCTGATAATGAAGAACTGCGCCGCCATTCTGCGCAACGATCTTGATTTTTCGCCTTATTTTGAAATTGTCCTTCTGGATTCTTTTTTCATGCGCCATATGGAACTTCAGGAGATGACTCTTCTCGGCTGGGGCTGGATGGGTTCGGCTTATGTCATTCGCCTGGAAGCGGAATTTCCGCATGATAATCTTCGGCTGACCTATCGCTTATTTTCGACCAGCACCCAGAAGGAAATCCGCAAGCAAAAGTTCGAAAGTAACAAGTTATACTACCGTGACCTTACCCATGAAATGGCCAATGACATCGTGAAATTTCTGACCGGTGATGAGGGGATATACCGGACCAAAATCGCCTATGTCAGATTGATAAACGGGGCCAAAGAATTGTTTCTGTCCGATTATGACGGCTATAACGAACGACAGTTGACAAATAATAAATCGATTAACTTGTCACCGGCATTCACGCCCGATGGAGATTTCATCTATTTCACCAGTTACCTTGACGGTTATCCGAAAATATATCTTTTGTCTCTGAAAAATAATGATGTCAACCTGATTGCCGGGTATCCCGGAATAAATGCCGCGCCGGCGGTGTCGCCCGATGGGAAATATATAGCGGCCGTTCTTTCCAAAGACGGTAATTCCGAAATATACCTTCTGGACCGGAAAGGGAAAATTATCAAACGCTTAACCTACAGCTGGGCCATTGAATCATCACCCACCTGGTCCCCGGACGGAAAGGAAATTGCTTTCACGTCGGATCGTACCGGC comes from the Candidatus Zixiibacteriota bacterium genome and includes:
- a CDS encoding exported hypothetical protein (Evidence 5 : Unknown function) yields the protein MRKRISFFLIFAAMSLISCSVRAGVFVDWQADFYVTYPDDWQQVPYSSVSVYLQSQGIDPKTLNFDGALSQKSDKPFFMGPHMFIAHYPVGRLNQRQIDSVLAEMTAASESGKYVEGSLSAPKVQFYEKQPLYDRAMNAVAVATFLKAPGVDMITLEVRKFYEKGVAVFIGYGPRENYNDIQPIFLNIIKSFSTKDLDKVAPKESLKVVDLANRQMPEPTDLQKAGGGKEGGFGRSSTLILIIVLVIAVIVVAWFLARKKKSSKSL
- a CDS encoding putative Periplasmic protein TonB (Evidence 3 : Putative function from multiple computational evidences) — encoded protein: MRHDLFYSLILHIVVVLAMVVSVPFKPRVRTDLDNVIKVNLAYMPAAAKAAAIKPAAVIKGATTEKTTPIPDKTTAKSKPVTKPKPKKPAEKTPQTLEKGEQEKAGAPAGQVDVSNELGAGSPFGSASIDNASFEYPYWFVQAFSKIERNWSNPVYSNEPLSCIIYFHVIRSGRIIDVQIEKSSGFDAFDRACETAVRLSEPLPPLPDDFTDEIIGIHLEFPYIPQ
- a CDS encoding conserved hypothetical protein (Evidence 4 : Unknown function but conserved in other organisms), translating into MRAKNILLTVLALIIFQAGSLFGQSRESIPDFRGTLGPKSTFEPTKISVEEVKYIGISPIDPSDTLIMKNCAAILRNDLDFSPYFEIVLLDSFFMRHMELQEMTLLGWGWMGSAYVIRLEAEFPHDNLRLTYRLFSTSTQKEIRKQKFESNKLYYRDLTHEMANDIVKFLTGDEGIYRTKIAYVRLINGAKELFLSDYDGYNERQLTNNKSINLSPAFTPDGDFIYFTSYLDGYPKIYLLSLKNNDVNLIAGYPGINAAPAVSPDGKYIAAVLSKDGNSEIYLLDRKGKIIKRLTYSWAIESSPTWSPDGKEIAFTSDRTGSPQIYIMDAEGTNVRRVTFEGKYNDSPCWSPRGDKIIYVSRDKVFKICSIDVMGREYKILAELGDNENPHFSPDGNHIIFSSTRMGPSELYLMDVFGRKQQRLTTKGGYSNPIWSPYRK
- the exbD gene encoding Biopolymer transport protein ExbD encodes the protein MRKSREYRAMAEINVTNLVDVVLVLLIIFMISAPLLQSGIEVNLPKTRTATMDQEAEGVVLTIDRKGGIFINDVWTRPENFETNLDKELKKSGHRAVYLRADSTVPYGTVVDVIGQMKTMGIEELGLITNKAEVPKGKTR
- the tolQ gene encoding Protein TolQ1 — encoded protein: MGNTLILALGFFSGGIWQIIGELSLFGVVILTILLLFSLVSWGIMLNKWRMFKRVDEQSLIFLNSFRRSRKFSDAVTQANSLKLTPLSGIFNSGFNEIRDLLSVGPEGGMSNQSVRPLTEKEMEIINLTLERVSTEQISILEKYVVFLATTANASPFLGLMGTVVGIMDAFWSIGSRGSASLAVVAPGIAEALLVTVVGLGAAIPAVIGFNWANNKLKHYNDAATNFSLEFLARVKKDLT
- a CDS encoding conserved hypothetical protein (Evidence 4 : Unknown function but conserved in other organisms), whose protein sequence is MGHAYTPGLKVTDKILITKNRILPLKGEVVVKKGDRLKPDDVVARTHLPGTVEPINAANILGLPPEDIEEAMLKKQGDRVKEGEVFARSKSFFGLFKSECKAKISGTVESISRVTGQVLLRGEPIPVEVKAYVTGEVVEIFEKEGVGVSTWCSFIQGIFGIGGECHGDVKIVVPDPTAVLTDKEIGPECKGKVIVGGSMVTADAIKKAAKMEAAGIVTGGFDDKDLRDFLGYDLGVAITGSEEIGITLIVTEGFGQINMAQKTFDLLKAKEGKLACINGATQIRAGVIRPEVIIPFEGDLKATQEISDFREHGLDIGSPVRVIRHPHFGKLGTVTELPPPLMELESGSHARVLEVEFTDGSKAIVPRANVEMLES